The window TTGATATGGATGCCGAAGCCGGGACCGTGAAAGCGATCGAAGCCACGATCAAGACGTCGTCGGTGAACACGAATCATGAAAAGCGGGATGCGCATTTGCGGAATGCCGACTTTTTCGATGTGGAACGGTATCCGACGATGACCTTCAAGATGAAGAGTTACAAGAAAACTGAAGAGGGTTACACGGCGCAGGGAGACCTCACGCTGCATGGGGTGACGAAAGAGATTACACTTGCCGGCCATTATAATGGGGCGACTAAAGATCCTTGGGGCAATACCAGGGCCGGGTTCAGCGCAGAGGGAAAGCTCAATCGCAAAGACTTCGGCATGGTCTGGAATAAGACGTTAGATAGCGGCGGGCTCGTCGTCGGCGACGAGGTCCAGGTCCGGCTCGATATAGAATGTATCAAGGCGAAGCCATAGCAGGACGCTGAAAAAGTCCGCCAGCGTCGTTCTCGCCTCGAAAGCATCCTCAACGTAGCCAGGGGCTACGCCTCCGGTGCTTCCGTCGGCTGCGGCCTTGCTGGACGGCCTTTTTGAGCGTCCTGCAGGGCTTTGGCCTGCTCGCACGTTGTTGTTGGTCGGTGGTTCATCTTTCCGAGGGCGATCAATCATGAAGGCGATGGTCTTGGCGCGCACAGCGGAGGTGGAAACTGCCCCGCTGCAGCTTCGCGAGCTTCCCATGCCTGAGCCTGGCCCTGGGGAGGTTTTGGTTCGTCTCACTGTTTGCGGGGTCTGCCGGACGGATCTTCACGTCATCGAAGGCGAGTTGGCCAACCCCAGGCTTCCGCTCGTTCCCGGCCATCAAGCAGTCGGGATCGTGAGCCAGGTTGGCGCCGGCGTGAGTGAACGGAGGGTCGGGGAGCGGGTCGGCATCGCCTGGCTCCAGCAGACATGCGGCACCTGTGAATTTTGCACGAGCGGGCGTGAGAACCTCTGCGAACGCGCCAGGTTTACCGGCTATCAGGTCGATGGAGGCTACGCAGAGTATGCGCTCGCCCCGGCGGCATTTGTCTACCCGATTCCACCGGTCTTCAGTGATGAAGAGGCGGCTCCGCTCCTCTGTGCCGGGATCATTGGCTACCGTGCCTTGCGCCTGAGCGGCATTCAGCCGGGACAACGGCTCGGCCTCTATGGGTTTGGAGCCTCCGCTCACATTGCCATTCAGATTGCTCGTCATTGGGACTGTCAGGTCTATGTCAGCTCGGTGAAGCCGGAGCATCAACGGCTCGCCCGTGAGCTGGGTGCCGCCTGGGTAGGCGGGGTGACCGACAGGCCGCCGGACAAGCTCCACGGTTCGATCATCTTTGCGCCAGCCGGCGAATTGGTTCCGCCTGCGTTGCGATCACTGGAACGAGGCGGTACGCTCGCCCTCGCTGGCATTCACATGACGCCGATTCCCTCGTTGGATTACGACCGCGAGGTCTTTGGAGAGAAGGTTATTCGAAGCGTCACGGCCAATACGAGGCAGGACGGGCTCGATCTCCTGCGTGAGGCTGCGGCGATTCCGATCAAACCCAGGACCCTGTCCTTTCCCCTCGCCGAGGCCAACCGCGCCTTGCAAGAGTTGAAGGCCGGACGTTATTCGGGAGCCGGCGTGCTCATCCTCTCGTAACCAATCCAGCAGAAAGTAAGAAGAGGTCTATGATAGGATTTCCCGCCATGCGTCAGACCTGTCTCACTTTCTTAATTGCCTGTAGCCTGTTGCTCGCCGGCCTGCCGGCCTGGGCGTTGGAGTTTACTGCCGATCAGGTCACCAAGATCGATGGCCGAACGCATAAGGCTATCATCTATTACCGCGATCAGATGTGGCGGATCGAGCACCATACGATGGGGCCGGTGAACGTCAGTATCGTGCGGAAGGACAAGCAGGTCGTCTGGCTGCTGCTCTCGCGGATGAAACATTTCAAGACGCTGCCCTATAGTCCTGAGCAGGACC of the Nitrospirota bacterium genome contains:
- a CDS encoding YceI family protein encodes the protein MRQKRKESWFLFLWFGAMVCFPLTVQAEPARWNVDPDHSTVEFRVAHMVVSKTTGRFMDYAGFIDMDAEAGTVKAIEATIKTSSVNTNHEKRDAHLRNADFFDVERYPTMTFKMKSYKKTEEGYTAQGDLTLHGVTKEITLAGHYNGATKDPWGNTRAGFSAEGKLNRKDFGMVWNKTLDSGGLVVGDEVQVRLDIECIKAKP
- a CDS encoding zinc-dependent alcohol dehydrogenase family protein; this encodes MKAMVLARTAEVETAPLQLRELPMPEPGPGEVLVRLTVCGVCRTDLHVIEGELANPRLPLVPGHQAVGIVSQVGAGVSERRVGERVGIAWLQQTCGTCEFCTSGRENLCERARFTGYQVDGGYAEYALAPAAFVYPIPPVFSDEEAAPLLCAGIIGYRALRLSGIQPGQRLGLYGFGASAHIAIQIARHWDCQVYVSSVKPEHQRLARELGAAWVGGVTDRPPDKLHGSIIFAPAGELVPPALRSLERGGTLALAGIHMTPIPSLDYDREVFGEKVIRSVTANTRQDGLDLLREAAAIPIKPRTLSFPLAEANRALQELKAGRYSGAGVLILS